The genomic stretch CATGGGGAAATACGAGGAAATCAAGGAAGTCTACAATCGGCTTTTTCAATTGGACCCGAGGCTGTGGGCCGATCTTCGCAAGGCCTCACCCAGGGACATCGTGCGCCGAACCGAGGTCCGTTTCAACGAGGCGGAAGGGATCTACGAAGTGCCGTTCCTAAACCGGCGCTACACGGTGGACGCCGTCCGTGAGGCCATGCGTATCCATGACCATGCTATGGGTCCGGAGATCGATTTTCAGGTTCAATTGGTGTTGATGACCTACTTGTCGCGCGCCGGGGAAGTGGTGCCTCTCGGGCGGATGGTGACCGAGAAAGAATTGAGGGGCGGTATCACCTTTTTCCAGGGACCCCACAAATTGAACACCGCTCCTTTATTGCGCAGATTCGGAAAGAATCCCCGATCGTTCATCGATGCGGGACGACGGTTGGAGGGGGCGGTTCAGGAGTACGGGGACGCGTCCTTTGTGCTTCCCGCTTTGCCCAAGTTACCCGTTGGATTTATCCTGTATTGTGGCGACGACGAGTTTCCTCCGGAGATGGTGGTAACTTTTGATGCGAGCATTGAGGCGCATTTCCAGTTGGATGTGGTTTGGGCCCTGGTGAACGTCACCGTGGAAGCGCTTCTGGCTGCATCGCAACATGCAAACGATCAAGACTCAGGAGAATGAAGCTGTGCCCAGAAGGTCTCTCTTAATCGGATTGCTCGTCATTATCGTACTGATTCCGTTACTCTGGCTATACATAGTCCGTTTCGAAGGCGAACCCCCGCAGGTTTCCTGGGATTTGGAGCGTAACTATCTGGGGAGAACCCAGGTCGTTCATCTGGACGTATCGGACGCCAAAAGCGGCATCCGAAGAGTCTGGGTCCAGATGCTCCGCGACGGCCGCCAGGATAAAATCTACGAGGAATCGTTCCCCATGATGGGCTGGATGGATGGGGGTAGTGTGACCCACAAAAGTATCGACCTTACCATCGAGCCGACAAAGCTGGGTATTACCGACGGAAAGGTGGTGCTCGAGGCGCAAGTGTGGGACGGTTCCCTCAATGGTTGGCTGCACGGGAACAAAACCGTTCTCCTGAAAGAAGTGATCGTTGATACGGTGTTACCCGCCGTCTCTGTGTTGGGCAATACACAGTACCTGAATCAGGGGGGCGCGGGTGTCGTCTTGTACAA from Deltaproteobacteria bacterium encodes the following:
- a CDS encoding DUF3786 domain-containing protein, with product MGKYEEIKEVYNRLFQLDPRLWADLRKASPRDIVRRTEVRFNEAEGIYEVPFLNRRYTVDAVREAMRIHDHAMGPEIDFQVQLVLMTYLSRAGEVVPLGRMVTEKELRGGITFFQGPHKLNTAPLLRRFGKNPRSFIDAGRRLEGAVQEYGDASFVLPALPKLPVGFILYCGDDEFPPEMVVTFDASIEAHFQLDVVWALVNVTVEALLAASQHANDQDSGE